Genomic DNA from Solanum pennellii chromosome 3, SPENNV200:
CATTACTACTATTACACCCACAATAGTCCATGCAAGcacatgatgatgatgatgatcttCTCAACTtagaattaatatttttcttcacttttattGTCTCTATTACCCTTATCTTCATTGCGATTTGCACTGCCATTGGCTTCACATGATTCTTTTTATCCATAATTGCCCACTCCATAATCTCCATGTTTTTCGACTCAAAAACACTTCTCCATGGAATTTCAGCCCTTCCAAACATGCTTGAACCACCTAAAATTGGAAGAAGAAGATTTTTTCTTGAGTGAAGTTCCACGACCACACTACCTTGTTTGAGACGATTAATGGAATCTTGACTTCCAGAGCAATCCAATGAGAAAGACTCATCCCAAAACAAGTGATCACCTGGGATTATTTCTTGGCTCTTTATTTCAACTCTTTGATCATCTCCTGAATAAAGATAGCATCTAACAAACAAACTCCCTCCTAACAATGTTCGATCCACGTTTCTTGCTCTTATGATTTGTATTTCACAACTAAGAGATGAATAATTCTCCATGGAAAGTTttgttatatatgtttttgAGTTGGTGGgctatatatagagagagagttGGGAAAATGGATATGTATACATGCATGCACTAATTTCAGAGTGGAATAGGAAAGTGGTACAACTTTATGAGAAAGATCACCGGCCAATAACAATTAGTGCTTGTGTTGGAGAGCACATTTGGAATCATATTTAGAAGAAActcttcaatttcttcaaaggttaaaaaaaaaaaaaagatgaatagTAACGACCCTAGGATTTGAGGTTAGTATACGTTTTTTGATGTGGCAACTCGTGCCGGCGGTTTTTTAGCGTCCgtttctattaatttattttttcatattttttacttctaaataatttttttttttttttaaaggtgTTTGGAAAAGCTTAAAGTGATTACttgcatttaaaaataaatcaaaagccAAACATAGAATACCGCCTAGTTATGACTTTTAATTTCTAACTTATAAGTTGTTTTATAAATCATACGTTTGATCCGGAACATTCCAATATTAATACAACTGCATTTCAAATTATGGATAAAAATTAGGCACTGtcatagatgattttttttttcatttgggtggaaagatctcaaaaattattgataattataGTTGACAcaatcatttaattagttaCTGCAGTTAGTTAGTTAGAACTAGTTAGTTTATCCCTAATTCTGTTATTTTTCTTGTTACACAGCTTTGGATACTTTCTATTTTTCTGCATTGTATAAAAGTGTGATACCCTCATAATAAACACACTCTCTTTTCCCCAAACTTCCATTTTCTCTGTTTCCTCTCTAAACATACGTCTTCTCTAACTTCTCTCCAAGTTCATCCATGGACAGTTGAAGCATGGTAATGGAGTATTTTtgatatggtatcagagcaggagGTATTTGCTCTGTTTTCTGTCGTTTTGTTGATCGAATTACTTGTTTTTGATCTTTGTGTTGTGATTCTGATCGATTGCTATTGATCGAATtacttgtttttgttctttgtGTTGTGATTCTGATCGATTACTAGATCGAATTCAGATcgattttgtttttctcttcttccGCTGCATTCATTCACTTAGATCCTTGAATTGAATCACTATGGCAACTGAAACtggttcaacttcaaatgatacTACTGTAAATGGCAGTAGTGCTATCAATGAGGAACTCAATTCACCTCTATATATGCATCCCTCGGATAATCCAGGTGCTTCACTAGTTCAAGTTCCTTTTGATGGAGTAGGATATAGATCATGGAAACGAAGTGTTCTTAGAGTGTTATCGGTGAAGAATAAGCTAGGATTTATTAATGGTGATTGTAGAAGGCCTAATCCGGGAACACCACGATTTCGTCAATGGGGAAGATGCGATGACATGGTTACTTCCTGGATTCTTAATTCTCTGTCAAAGGAAATTGCAGAAAGTGTGGAGTATGTTTCTGATTCATTCGAACTGTGGAAAGAATTAGAGGATCGATATGACCAAACCAATGGTGCAAAGCTATATCAAGTTCAACGTGAAATTAACGAGTTATCACAGGGAACTTTAGACATCACTACTTACTACACCAAGATGAAAAGACTGTGGGAAGAATTGAACACATTACATGCGAAAACTCAGTGTAACTGCAATTGTACTTGTGGAGCTAAGGATAATATGTTCAAGGTAGATCAGGATAGAAAATTGATACAGTTTCTTATGGGGTTGAATGAAGTTTATACTGTAATTCGAGGGAACATTCTCATGTTGAATCCATTACCCTCTCTAGCACAAACCTTTTCCTTGTTGATATAGGATGAAAAGC
This window encodes:
- the LOC107013724 gene encoding uncharacterized protein LOC107013724; this translates as MENYSSLSCEIQIIRARNVDRTLLGGSLFVRCYLYSGDDQRVEIKSQEIIPGDHLFWDESFSLDCSGSQDSINRLKQGSVVVELHSRKNLLLPILGGSSMFGRAEIPWRSVFESKNMEIMEWAIMDKKNHVKPMAVQIAMKIRVIETIKVKKNINSKLRRSSSSSCACMDYCGCNSSNVFRVDDYQVFALGAALGAL